In one window of Gossypium hirsutum isolate 1008001.06 chromosome A01, Gossypium_hirsutum_v2.1, whole genome shotgun sequence DNA:
- the LOC121230466 gene encoding uncharacterized protein isoform X3, which yields MSQKVSEEIDLNCDAVSVDRENGDNDVNIKDSGTCLKESVNEAGEGSKVESVKDEEVNLEADIGSLGEEVAFGSGEVSKMEVDGELKGNGDGECVSVEEKKPVVAEEMAVKSSSEVAEDLNVGLCRSGDPLLEGTSVQSVSIVDDTTHSGDERLNSPDLSHENSLPCGDQKESLNHQSSCGLESRDMEIDAHDDTKKKRNAENRSSVLIDGVDSNQSTSTDEDEDEDVKHEEPEFCVSDLVWGKVRSHPWWPGQIFDYSDASSKAKKYFKKGCYLVAYYGDQTFAWNEESRIKPFRPHFSRMEKQNNMEEFHNAVDCALDKVSRRVEFGLACSCISKEAYAEIKTEIIVNAGIREESSRRVGGDRFSTAASFDPSELVETMKALALSPLYSEVDRLQFTTSQAQLLAFHRWKGYSQLPEFLNLGGLLETDAEIPLFEEMKTEVPSSKVEKEMPENQDKIPAGPCKKEKSLSEFLAERRLSLQKVKRKLNNNAGDKLTSSSPAKKLKAVDTLHDDSASKLNKSYVSPGSGDKSLQSKQTFRVGASILRVASLLNGSTVSSPLFKHCDGKFQKSAVNNKKKGKSMSGKSPGKVSRTGASSPTEIHSQLCSAATDPLKDQGTDDIMREKSTGSKVTGRSELASIKDSSCPDRIIRCLPEEQSPVDKGNETSEVSPNTQPTVQASVNTDSEPKHTVEGEILGTETEKQQIADSDESFTKDQTPTALILNFSDIDSVPSVEDLNKTFSHYGPLVSPGAEVFKKSTRAKVVFKRRADAEMAFSSSGKYSIFGPSLVSYRLKRLAVAPTKASTGSTKRIRVGETREDENTT from the exons ATGTCGCAAAAAGTTAGTGAAGAAATCGACTTGAACTGTGATGCTGTTTCGGTTGACCGTGAAAACGGGGATAATGATGTAAATATTAAGGATTCTGGAACTTGTTTGAAAGAAAGTGTAAATGAGGCAGGGGAAGGAAGCAAAGTTGAGAGTGTAAAAGATGAAGAGGTAAATTTGGAAGCTGATATTGGGTCTTTAGGTGAAGAGGTGGCTTTCGGCTCGGGTGAAGTTTCGAAGATGGAGGTTGATGGAGAGTTGAAAGGAAATGGAGATGGTGAGTGTGTCTCTGTGGAAGAGAAGAAACCAGTGGTGGCCGAAGAAATGGCTGTGAAATCTTCTAGTGAGGTTGCTGAAGACCTTAATGTTGGACTGTGTCGTAGTGGGGATCCATTGCTAGAGGGAACTAGTGTTCAGTCTGTCTCAATTGTTGACGATACTACTCATTCTGGTGACGAGAGGCTGAATTCTCCAGATTTAAGTCATGAAAACTCTTTACCTTGCGGGGACCAGAAAGAGAGTTTGAACCATCAATCTTCTTGTGGATTAGAAAGCCGGGATATGGAAATTGATGCACACGATGATACCAAAAAGAAACGAAATGCAGAAAATAGGTCTAGTGTGTTAATTGATGGGGTAGACTCGAATCAATCTACAAGCACGGATGAGGATGAGGATGAAGATGTAAAACACGAAGAACCTGAATTTTGTGTCTCGGATTTAGTGTGGGGTAAAGTAAGGAGTCACCCTTGGTGGCCAGGACAAATATTTGATTATTCAGATGCCTCATCGAAGGCAAAGAAGTATTTTAAAAAGGGCTGTTATTTGGTTGCGTATTATGGTGATCAGACATTTGCTTGGAATGAAGAGTCACGGATCAAGCCGTTTAGGCCTCATTTCTCGCGTATGGAAAAGCAGAACAATATGGAAGAGTTTCACAATGCTGTGGATTGTGCTTTGGACAAGGTTTCTAGACGGGTAGAGTTTGGTCTGGCCTGTTCCTGCATTTCCAAGGAAGCATATGCTGAGATCAAAACTGAGATAATTGTTAACGCTGGGATCCGGGAAGAATCTAGTAGAAGAGTCGGTGGGGATCGATTCTCGACTGCTGCTTCTTTTGACCCTTCTGAACTTGTTGAGACTATGAAAGCGTTGGCCCTTTCACCTTTGTACAGTGAGGTTGATAGACTGCAATTCACAACATCACAGGCACAATTATTGGCATTCCATCGTTGGAAAGGTTATTCCCAGCTACCCGAGTTTCTAAATCTTGGTGGCTTATTAGAGACTGATGCAGAAATCCCTTTGTTTGAGGAAATGAAAACTGAAGTTCCTAGTTCCAAGGTTGAAAAAGAGATGCCCGAGAATCAAGATAAAATCCCTGCAGGTCCGTGCAAAAAGGAGAAAAGCTTGTCGGAGTTTTTAGCTGAAAGACGGTTGAGCTTGCAGAAAGttaaaaggaaattgaataaCAATGCTGGTGACAAGTTAACTTCTTCTTCACCTGCGAAAAAACTAAAGGCTGTTGACACTCTGCATGATGACTCAGCATCGAAACTGAACAAAAGTTATGTGTCACCAGGGTCTGGTGATAAGTCTTTGCAGTCTAAGCAAACTTTCAGGGTTGGAGCTAGCATACTTAGGGTTGCAAGTCTACTCAATGGTTCAACGGTTTCATCTCCACTATTTAAGCATTGCGATGGGAAATTTCAAAAATCTGCAGTTAAcaacaaaaagaaaggaaaatctATGTCTGGCAAGTCTCCTGGGAAGGTTTCTCGGACAGGTGCTTCATCACCTACTGAGATTCACTCACAGCTTTGCTCGGCTGCCACAGATCCCTTGAAAG ATCAAGGAACGGATGATATAATGAGGGAGAAATCAACTGGTTCCAAAGTTACTGGAAGGTCTGAGCTGGCCTCGATTAAAGACTCTTCTTGTCCTGACAGGATAATCCGATGCCTTCCCGAAGAGCAATCACCGGTTGACAAGGGCAATGAAACCTCCGAGGTTTCTCCAAACACACAACCAACTGTTCAAGCAAGTGTCAATACGGATTCTGAACCGAAACATACAGTGGAAGGTGAAATTCTTGGAACAGAAACAGAGAAGCAGCAGATAGCAGACTCAGATGAAAGTTTTACGAAGGATCAAACTCCAACTGCCCTGATTCTGAACTTTTCAGACATCGATTCAGTTCCCTCGGTAGAAGACCTTAATAAAACCTTTAGCCATTACGGGCCATTGGTTTCACCAGGTGCTGAAGTGTTCAAAAAGAGCACCCGAGCCAAAGTGGTTTTCAAAAGACGAGCAGATGCAGAAATGGCCTTCAGCAGTTCCGGAAAGTACAGCATTTTCGGTCCCTCACTTGTTAGTTACCGCCTGAAACGACTAGCTGTTGCACCAACTAAAGCTTCTACCGGTTCAACGAAGCGAATCAGGGTGGGTGAAACACGTGAAGATGAAAATACTACTTGA